In the genome of Anabrus simplex isolate iqAnaSimp1 chromosome 2, ASM4041472v1, whole genome shotgun sequence, the window atctcattttcgagatgggatcaaggcattggaacatcgctggatcaAATGCATTAgactacagggagactatgttgaaaaataaaagcagttccaccgaggtaagatacttaattctagtacattccgagaacttttcaaagcacctacgtatatGGAGACCACTGAAAGGATTTCATGGCACATTATCACTTAAGTTTCATATGGCTATTTCACGAGTGTAATTCTCAACTCAAGAACCACACTCTGGTACAAAATACTGTAACCCGTGTTGTTATAGAGTAATGTCTTTCCTTCTTGATAATATCAGCTTAAAATCACTTCCCATAGATTTGTATTTAGTGACAGCTTTGCTAATACTCTGATCTCCTAGTGGTCTCCCCAACAAAAAGAACCAGTGTTCTATTTACACAGATGTCTCTTAACAAAAGACTGTACTCGTAGACTCTCTCAGTAAAAAGATGGGCGAAGTTTACATGGCAACATGGAGATGTTCTACTCTCTTAGTCTTAGTTTGCCAGTATTTATGCTTTTCCATAGCACTCCTAGAATGTTCATTTGGCTGCACAAAAATTAAGTCATCTATCTGTGTCTGCAAGTGATTTCATTGGTTTGTTCAAACTCTCCCTCTTTTCAGGCATTTGCATACTTTCACTTGAGCTGGCCCTCCAAATGGTTCTAGAAACAATTCCTTTGTTACTGGATCTTTTCACATACGTTTTAACTTTCATGGCCTACGTGACTTCAGTGACTTTCTGAGCTCAACCCTCCTGCTACCATATTGCACCACCTTGTTTCCCCAGCTTGTTGGCTACTTTTTTTGTTAAGACTCAACTTTTCACATAGGTAATTGTTATGAATTGTACGTGCCTTCTTTATACTCAATATCACACACTTATTTACTGCACTGACAATCCAATTCACTTCTCATTGTTATCTCTGGGTTACatgataatttatttcaaattacaTACATATTGGTCCTCCACTTGGGAGGTGGCAGATTCGTATCTCGTTTGAGTCCATTCGCTCCATTAATATATATGGAAAGACTTGGCACGACCTCCAgtcatgacagctgatggtggagttgttgaggatcaagccagcctttgggctgaatactcaacaacaAATTATGTAATTAGTATATTTTAATATCGCTTGTTGTTGAGTGTAAGAGAGCCACATTCAAAGATGTAAATAGATAAGTAATTATACAAAGTTTAATTGTAATTCGTTCTCTGTTCCAGCAAGCGACTAACTGCTCAACAATGCTTGGAGCATCCATGGTTCAACACAGTTGATACGGCGACTCTGCAACCCGTACCATCTGTAACCCTCCCCACATCAAGAGCGACATCTTGCACACTAACATTGGAGCCTGCTCTACCCAAGAAACAGGAGAGTGCCTCTGAAATTTCAAGTACGAAACCAACTCTCAGCAAGAGATTCTGCCAATCTTCAGTTTCCTTATCTGCACAATCTGGTGATGACTTAACAGTGAATGTTGGTAACAAGTCTGAAAACTCcaaagatgagaagaaagatgtaGAATCCAATTTGAATGAGCGTAACAGTTCTGGTATGAGATCATTTCGAAGGAACACTTTCAGAAGGAATATGGGTAACCTTGTTGAAAGGATCAATTCCATTGAAGATGCTGGAAAGGAAAACACTAACATCGTTCTTGAAAGTGTGGCAATCAAACCAGCTCCTAGACTCACCACGTCTTCCAAGAAAATTCCAGCTCCAGAAACACCAGCAGCAAACACAAATGCTTCCTTTGTTGCTTCCCGACCTGTTAATAAGACTACCACCATGCAGACTGTACTTATCAATGGAAATGATCGTCCTAACAAATCAGAGGTCCAAACCACAACTAAGAAACAGCAGACTACAAGTGTTTCCCACATCAGTACTGAAAGTGTAGTCCGTCGAAGGATGCTTAACAAGGACTGTGTCTATCAATTCAGACGGTGCTATATCATCGATGACTCTGAGGATGACACTGGAATTGTTTCACCAGTGAATTCCCTTGTCAGTGATGGAACCAATGATTCTGAAACTAGCTCAGGATATTTTGATAATTCCAGCTGTTGTTCCAGCAGTGACTCAGTGAGCGATGTCAGTGAAACCTCCGTGGATTCAACCGGAGATCGTTTAAGTACTGCATCTATTGAGGACTCATTGGATTATAACTATCCCAAGAATAGTAGGCAGAGGTTTGCCAGCAATACTACACGATGTTTCACAACACAGAATCGCAATCTGTGGCAAGCACGAGAAGGACGTGAATTCCTCAGCACCTCTAGTTCCTTCTCCCTGACTCTATCTCGGTTCAACTCTGTTTCTGCGGACACTCAGAAACCAACTTCTAGTAAGACGACAGCACGAGAAGGTTTTCTAACAACACCAAGGAAGCAACCTGCTAAAGCAGCCCATACATCCATCATTAGCAAACTGTGCATGTCTTCAGTTCTAACATCAAGTGAAAAGAACTCAACTGGAATGAAGGACTGTGGTATTAATATAACAAGAGAACGAAATGGTAATGAGGTCGTCCTTAGAGAAGTAAAAGGGGGAAGGTGTAGTCGGTTTAGTGAAGTAAAGATTGAATCTGTGCAATCGAGGATTAGGAAGTTTGAGAATTAGCACACCTGCTTGTGCATTTCTTAAATACTATAATTATACTAGTCATCCGTTTTATGTGATCATACTTCATGGGTTTCGAGATACCATGGAATTCTAGTGCTCTTATCAATGACAAGACTTAAAACTTCCAAAGCAACTAAGAGAGAATTTTGTTATTTGAACAAGTTCCTAAGTGTGATTGTTGTTGCAATGTCCAAGGTTTCTCTCCATTGTCTGCAAGTAGGACAGTGTTTGGAGAATATTCTTGATGTTGAATGACATTTCTGTAATTTATATAAATCTTTGTAACTAAGTGTACATTATCTTGTTGATTAGTCATTTGAGTCTCTTTTAAATATAGTAAATACttctgtacagattttgaaaaagctattttatttatataaactgTGTGAATATACATGTGAATGCGTGGGTGTTTTTAaattactgtatatttcattgtgCCATTGACAGTGTATCCTAAGCTCATGAACTTGGCTATCATAAGTTTCTCAATCTTCCGGCCATTAGTGCTCTTCAGATGACTGAAGAAACAAGACATTCAGACAAATGTACTGATCAATGAAGAATTTCAAAAGGACTAATGATATATTAGCCAGGTATACTCCAATATATATCTTTCTCTGCATGGTTAATACATGCAGCTGTATGACATTTTATGCAAAAAGTTATGTTGAAAATGAATTTACATATCATGTTTCAACAGTGGTCCAAATTtgtataaataattataatttgttaatattttttgaaattttattgcATAGTCACTACTTATGAAATATTCTGTATGCTCATATGATAAAGACTGCATCAAAAGACAATTCAATCAACATCTTCATATTTAAATTTGTTGCATTGCAAGGGGAACCAATTATATAACTTGTTTTTACTCAGTATTTTACTATGGGTTTGTTTCTAAGCTTGATTGTGAATACAGTTGGAAAGAAGGCCTATCATGATTTGTAGAGTTACCAGTATTAAAACTGTACATACGTAAACGAGTATCCATTATCTATCTACATCTATATTAATTTGTGTCTTGAGTGCTTGGACTTCAGAGTCTCTTTAAAACCAAGAAAGACAATTTTAGTTTATAGTTAGCAAGGAAAATAATTGTGAAATTATTTCCTCTTTGAATTGATATTTATGACCTGCGTTTGGGCCAGAGAAGCCCTGTTGTTTCTTTCTTTGTAAAAGGGTTTAAGTCCTATCAGTTATTTAGCAAGTCTTATATTTTTGTTACCTACCATAATTATTATATATCTGAATGCAACACGCCATTGATCAACGAGTGTGTAACACAAGAGAAATGTTATTAATGAAGTAATATAGAAGTTAAGGAGAGTAACATACAGAATATTTCATAAAGTGAATGCTATTCCTTGCCTTACTTGTGTAGCCACTCATAACGACTGACTGCATGAGCATCTATAATAAAAGACCCACCATGGGTGGATTTCTATGTAGCAAGTTGCAAATTTTTTTAGACTTTTGTTTAAAATAAATATGCCTGTCCAACATGTAAAATTCTTCAGCCTTTCATTTCTGTTTCACAACCTAAATCACTCTTCTACTTCTCCATGATGGAAATGGTTCACAATCTTACATGTTTATAATGAAAATTGTGGACCATCCAAATTAAATGTATTGTGACCATTCATATGCAATATTAAACAATATATCACGAGCCCAAACTCAGTACCCTATTCCAGCCCTTAGTCCAACAACAAGCAGGGAACTGGGACTGGCAGGGTCAAGATTCAATGAACCTAAAATCTGACACATTTGCATCTTGTATGCTGGAAGTTACGGTCCAGGAAGAATGAAACGAATAGTGAAAGGAAGGAGTAAATACATGGACATTTTTTTACACTTTGCCAATACAGGATTGTCACTTTCCAAACATTCAAACCAAGTGGAGTAGCCATGCGTGTTAATGTGCTATGGCTACGgaaccaaactctgcattcgggaggtaagtGGATTTGGACCCCACCATCGGCTATCCTGAGTATGGTTTTTGGTGTTTTctcactgtaacttccagaaaaatgctgggaatgtTCCCATTTGTAGGACAcaactgattccttccacctccaaTTTCATTTGCCATAATTTGTTtcttattagctcctcaactggggttggcaacaggaagggcatctggttgtaaaaacaTGCTAATCTCACCTCAACGCCAACCGTGTGTCAGGAAACGAGGCATACACAATACACAGATAGGAACATGCAGGCCAAGACAAGGCTTTTATAAACAACGTTCAGTGTCCAATGTCTAACTTCACTAATTGTCAGTTGTGAATTGGTTATAAATGTAGAGAATTTTGGAAAAgtatataaaataaatgttttttCCTGATATTCCCAGGCATGCCCTGATGCAGGGTTTCATCCTACACTCAACATTCCCACTCAAAAGTTGTTGTACTTTGACCCAGGCCTGTAGTCTGTCTTGTGGTTCAGAGGGACACTGATCAACCTATTTTTCAGAAGTGCACCACCATACCCACCTAAACCATAATAAGAAATACTGTTCAAAGAAAGGAAAAAACAAACTTGTCTATTGACATATTGTTTCTCAgaatttaacacgttgagtgccaagccgaTTTTAGcgcactattccactggtgccaggcatgaatTTCAATAGTATTCCGCTGGTGCCACAGCAATTATACGTCTTGTAGGCtgtgtatataatcttgggatatattaatatgatgtactaagtaaactttATCTCATCATACCAAGGTCATCTGTGActccatatggtgtcacatcaatttttactaAGCATAAAATATAgcatgacgccatatggtgtcacataattttttatgtttgatatggaatgtacaacacaaatttcaaatatcaaatttttaTGATAATTCAAACTAACACAATATTTACGAAAACCTGCTGAAATGCAAAACAAGTCCTTATATTAGATTACATATTGTTACtcctgtgaccgagctcgatagctgcagtcgcttaagtgcggccagtatccagtattcgggagatagtaggttcgaaccccactgtcgacagccctgaaaatggttttccgtggtttcccattttcacaccaggcaaatgctggggctgtaccttaattaaggccacggccgcttccttcccactcctagccatctcctgtcccatcgtcgccataagacctatctgtgtcggtgcgacgtaaagcaactaaaaagttactcctgtgggtgggggacgcagatgaggaatacacccccggtataccctgcctgtcgtaagaggtgactgaaaaggGGCGACGTAGGCGCGGACACAGATTGTGGTTTGGTACTATGTGTTGGACCATCTGTGGATGGGAAGGGTTGAGAACATCCACACGTAATTCCTGTAGAAggagactaaaagggtcatgtggccatagGTCTGCTCTTTAttctttttgagggttagttgtagaccgattcaaaaatCTTGATGTGTGTGCTCCTGTGGCTGaagaagtatcaatttgaagatttagatgctcctgtcttgtaaatggaatatctttctGTGTCCCTACACAAGGACCTCAGTCATCATTGTTCACACCATTTGCACCAGCATCGTCCCTACCTATAATGTCACTATCAGTATCGCCACTGTCTTCCACATCACTCGATACATTCATCATGCTGTCAGGGCATTCATCGTCACTAGCGTTATATTAACTCTCATCAAGACTTACATCTTTCTCTCCATCAAAATCCATAAGTAATTCACAAATATTCAATTCACTAATTCTCGTCTTGGTAAGTCACCATTTCTACCAATAATAtaaccaatatcttccatttctttatatttttgcacaGCTATACAAACCGAATGATAATTCGCACGTAAACGAGGAAAAAACAATGCCTGGGGCGCTTTCACTTGTAAGAATGATCACGGTCCAGTCAGTGGttttggaagaatactgtggcgccatatggtggcacatggtagcaatacatagctggaatagaccctgtagTTCGcacttcacgtagtaccaattttacgcgcatagatgtcacagctggtTTTCTACAGCGCATCGCCCAAAACTctgctgtgccgccatatggcgtcacgccaactctgatttcaagacctgtgtgccgccatatggcgtcacgccatctcaaatttgaagaccagcgtgacaccatatggcgtcacgtggcacccaacgtgttaaaatactgacattttTTGTGTAGAATagataaattttttaaaataaagttaattCAATTTATTATGTGTGCATGTTTCTGAAACCAAACCAGTCAGCAGGTGGTACAGATGGAAGTTAAACGATAagttaaaataaaggaacaaggtTTAAACATTGAAAGTCAGACAGATTTGTCAGTCGAAAGCAGGATTATTTCAAATGAAAACATAATACAGTACCAAAATACTGAGGAGATGAGGACACCAAAGAGGGAAGTACATGGAAGACAGAAGTTAAAGGAGAGATGATGGCGGGAGAATTGGGACACATAAGGGGCGGTTTGTAATCTTGTACAAGGCAATGAATGCATCCAAGCACTTCATATTATATTCCCACATCAACATTGatatattttaatgaaaaatgaacatctacagcctgtttccagtcattcgagctgATCAGGAATAGAATGAAAACCTTATTCATTCTATAGATGTATAAGGAACAAGCCCAGAAGCAAAATGTGCACTGACAGCTTCTGCAGCCCTATTGGCTTTTAGCAAGGTAGTCATAATACATAAAAGGAAGACAGCACATTATATCATGTTCCATTTTACTGCCATACTTTCTACTTCAGACAGCTCAGACTCAAAAGTTCATGGAGGTTTTTCCTGAACACCGCAATGTAAGTTAGTGtatctgggtttgattcccagccagggattttaattctgggctgaggGATGGAACAGAGCTCACTCTTAAGGAGCAGTTTAGGTTGAACCacacagatttcaatgaaacttgggtgaatgacCTATTAATATAATCATTTTAGAAAAACAAAGTCATGTTCAACCGTATTGATTAATTAatcttaaataaaaataaatactctCACAGCCAATcaatagttattattta includes:
- the LOC136864725 gene encoding uncharacterized protein isoform X1, with protein sequence MREVFAITSSGGVSDHLTCNSDNRSKMESARVAMKMSSTPGYLELTENQMKKLITQQPIEELFQVEDEPFARGKYAAVRRCRNRSNGEQFAAKFLRKRRRSTDLRPEILHEVAILDACRTSPRIVRLHQVFETSQEMILLLELAPGGELQMLLDRDEVPEEREVRRLMRQILAGLIDLHSINVAHLDIKPQNLVLTGKFPFCEVKLCDLGISRYISEATDIRDILGTPDYVAPEVLNYEPISLATDMWSVGVLMYVLLTGCSPFGGDTKQETFCNISLCNLDFPEDLFEDVSEDAKDLMRNLMVKEPSKRLTAQQCLEHPWFNTVDTATLQPVPSVTLPTSRATSCTLTLEPALPKKQESASEISSTKPTLSKRFCQSSVSLSAQSGDDLTVNVGNKSENSKDEKKDVESNLNERNSSGMRSFRRNTFRRNMGNLVERINSIEDAGKENTNIVLESVAIKPAPRLTTSSKKIPAPETPAANTNASFVASRPVNKTTTMQTVLINGNDRPNKSEVQTTTKKQQTTSVSHISTESVVRRRMLNKDCVYQFRRCYIIDDSEDDTGIVSPVNSLVSDGTNDSETSSGYFDNSSCCSSSDSVSDVSETSVDSTGDRLSTASIEDSLDYNYPKNSRQRFASNTTRCFTTQNRNLWQAREGREFLSTSSSFSLTLSRFNSVSADTQKPTSSKTTAREGFLTTPRKQPAKAAHTSIISKLCMSSVLTSSEKNSTGMKDCGINITRERNGNEVVLREVKGGRCSRFSEVKIESVQSRIRKFEN
- the LOC136864725 gene encoding uncharacterized protein isoform X2; translation: MLNRSLVGRWGKYAAVRRCRNRSNGEQFAAKFLRKRRRSTDLRPEILHEVAILDACRTSPRIVRLHQVFETSQEMILLLELAPGGELQMLLDRDEVPEEREVRRLMRQILAGLIDLHSINVAHLDIKPQNLVLTGKFPFCEVKLCDLGISRYISEATDIRDILGTPDYVAPEVLNYEPISLATDMWSVGVLMYVLLTGCSPFGGDTKQETFCNISLCNLDFPEDLFEDVSEDAKDLMRNLMVKEPSKRLTAQQCLEHPWFNTVDTATLQPVPSVTLPTSRATSCTLTLEPALPKKQESASEISSTKPTLSKRFCQSSVSLSAQSGDDLTVNVGNKSENSKDEKKDVESNLNERNSSGMRSFRRNTFRRNMGNLVERINSIEDAGKENTNIVLESVAIKPAPRLTTSSKKIPAPETPAANTNASFVASRPVNKTTTMQTVLINGNDRPNKSEVQTTTKKQQTTSVSHISTESVVRRRMLNKDCVYQFRRCYIIDDSEDDTGIVSPVNSLVSDGTNDSETSSGYFDNSSCCSSSDSVSDVSETSVDSTGDRLSTASIEDSLDYNYPKNSRQRFASNTTRCFTTQNRNLWQAREGREFLSTSSSFSLTLSRFNSVSADTQKPTSSKTTAREGFLTTPRKQPAKAAHTSIISKLCMSSVLTSSEKNSTGMKDCGINITRERNGNEVVLREVKGGRCSRFSEVKIESVQSRIRKFEN